A single Antechinus flavipes isolate AdamAnt ecotype Samford, QLD, Australia chromosome 5, AdamAnt_v2, whole genome shotgun sequence DNA region contains:
- the LOC127538007 gene encoding olfactory receptor 6C2-like translates to MGNHTGITLFILRGLTDNPQMRVLLLIFLFLTYILSVTGNLTIITLTLVNPHLKTPMYFFLRNFSFLELSFTTVCIPRFLYNMLTGDDTMTYNACFTQLFFVILPGISEFFLLAAMSYDRYVAICKPLHYEAIINNRVCNQLLLGCWMSGLMILLPPFGVALQLDFCDSHIIDHFLCDATPLLEITCSDTQLLESMILALAVFTLIITLVLVVLSYAYIVRTILRFPSAEQRKKAFSTCSSHMIVVSITYGSCIFIYIKPSVKEGVALNKIVSLLATSVAPVMNPFIYTLRNKQVIQAFRDTLKKIALISKL, encoded by the coding sequence ATGGGAAACCACACAGGCATAACATTATTCATTCTTCGGGGACTGACAGATAATCCACAGATGCGGGttctgcttttgatttttctgtttttgaccTATATTCTGAGTGTAACTGGGAACTTGACCATCATCACCCTCACTCTGGTGAATCCCCACCTTAAAACCCCCATGTACTTTTTCCTCAGAAACTTTTCCTTCTTAGAATTGTCATTCACAACTGTCTGTATTCCCAGATTCCTGTACAACATGTTAACTGGGGATGATACTATGACCTATAATGCATGTTTTACTCAATTATTTTTTGTAATCCTTCCTGGCATCTCAGAATTTTTTCTCTTGGCAGCAATGTCTTATGACCGCTATGTGGCTATCTGCAAACCTCTGCACTATGAAGCCATCATAAACAACAGAGTCTGTAACCAGCTCCTCTTGGGTTGTTGGATGTCTGGGTTGATGATCCTGCTTCCACCATTTGGTGTGGCTCTCCAACTAGATTTTTGTGACTCCCATATCATTGACCATTTTCTCTGTGATGCAACACCATTGCTGGAGATCACATGTTCTGATACACAACTCCTAGAAAGCATGATTTTAGCCCTTGCTGTGTTCACCCTCATCATCACTTTAGTGTTAGTGGTTCTATCTTATGCCTACATTGTCAGGACTATTCTGAGATTCCCCTCAgctgaacaaaggaaaaaagcctTTTCCACTTGTTCCTCTCACATGATTGTTGTCTCCATAACCTATGGAAGCTGCATTTTCATCTACATCAAACCTTCCGTAAAAGAAGGGGTGGCTTTGAATAAGATAGTGTCATTACTTGCAACCTCAGTGGCACCAGTAATGAACCCATTTATTTATACCCTGAGGAATAAACAAGTGATTCAAGCATTTAGAGATACATTGAAAAAGATTGCATTGATTTCCAAGCTGTGA